DNA sequence from the Lysinibacillus sp. OF-1 genome:
GGTGTTACGACAATGCGCAATGCATATCGTAACACCCTTTGATTACATTTTTTTCTTCATAGCACGATGTGGAATACCTGCATCCATAAACTCAGGAGAGGTAACTGTAAATCCAAGCTTTTCGTAGAAGGGAATGGCATAGCTTTGTGCATGCAATTTTAATATTTCCTTGTTGATAGAAATGGCATGCTTCTCCATTTCCTTCATCATTAAAGCTCCTAATTTTTTGCCACGCTGAGATTGTAAAATACAAACACGTTCAATTTTAGCTGTTGTGCCGTCAATACTACGTAAACGTGCTGCTCCTACTGGTTCAACGTTATCATACATAATGAAATGTGTTGCAGTGGCATCCTCAGCATCACATTCTAGATGAAGCGGAACACCCTGCTCTTCAACAAATACCTTTTGCCGAATAGCAAAGGCATCATCGTGTTCTTGCTTTGTTTCAACAATTTTCACCTGATACAAGAATCACTCAGCTCCAGACAAACGGAATGTTTCATATGTTGTCCATGAGCCATCTTCTAATTGATATAAAAGATGGATGCGATCAATTGTATCCTTTTCATCAACGCCAGTCATGCGTAATTGTCCAAAGATATCGTCATGCTCAGAAGCTGACATTTTTTGAGCGATTGTAATATGAGGAACAAATACATGTTTCATTTCCCCATGAGGGATGTTGTCTTGAAGTTCATGTTGGAATGCTACTAATTGTTCAGTTGGTTCAATGCGGAAGTAAATCGCATTTGTTGTAGGGAAAAACGAACTTATGCGAGATGCATGAATGTTTAAAGGTGCATATTTAGCAGCAAGTTCATCCAATTGCTTGACGATGGTTTGAATTTCTTCTTCAGATGCATCGAAGCTGTCCTTTAACGTCATATGCGGTGTAATCTTTGCATAATGAGGATCATAACGTTTGCGATAAGTGTTTGCTAAATCTTGCAATTTTTTTGATGGAAATGCCACAATACCGTACTTCATAGTCCATTACCTCCCGAAAATAAACAATTTTTCTATTTAAGTATAACAGAAATTTCAATTTTCGTAATTTGAATCACCCAATATTAATTGAAATTTTCAA
Encoded proteins:
- a CDS encoding GNAT family N-acetyltransferase, translating into MYQVKIVETKQEHDDAFAIRQKVFVEEQGVPLHLECDAEDATATHFIMYDNVEPVGAARLRSIDGTTAKIERVCILQSQRGKKLGALMMKEMEKHAISINKEILKLHAQSYAIPFYEKLGFTVTSPEFMDAGIPHRAMKKKM
- a CDS encoding YjcG family protein, which produces MKYGIVAFPSKKLQDLANTYRKRYDPHYAKITPHMTLKDSFDASEEEIQTIVKQLDELAAKYAPLNIHASRISSFFPTTNAIYFRIEPTEQLVAFQHELQDNIPHGEMKHVFVPHITIAQKMSASEHDDIFGQLRMTGVDEKDTIDRIHLLYQLEDGSWTTYETFRLSGAE